One stretch of Streptomyces sp. NBC_00443 DNA includes these proteins:
- a CDS encoding glycoside hydrolase family 18 chitinase, translating into MRFRHRAMAGFATLLLPLAGLVGLASPAEAATSATATYAKTQDWGSGFEGKWTVKNTGTTALSSWTVEWDFPSGTSVTSAWDADVTSSGTHWTAKNKSWNGSLAAGASVTFGFNGTGTGSPANCKLNGGSCDGGSVPGDNPPSAPGTPSAADITNTSVKLSWSAATDDKGIKNYDVLRGGTKVATVTATSYTDSGLTAGTDYSYTVQARDTADQTGPASGARAVRTTGGGTDPNPGAKTNLGYFTEWGVYGRNYHVKNLVTSGSASKITHINYAFGNVKNGQCTVDDTYAAYDKAYTADQSVSGTADTWDQPLRGNFNQLRQLKAKYPHIKVLYSFGGWTYSGGFGQAAANAAAFAKSCKAVVEDPRWADVFDGIDIDWEYPNACGLTCDTSGPAAIRNLMSALRTEFGSNYLVTAAITADGSNGGKIDAADYGGASQYLDWYNVMTYDYFGAFDADGPTAPHSPLTSYAGIPQAGFNSADAIAKLKAKGVPSAKLLLGIGFYGRGWTGVTQSAPGGSATGAAPGTYEAGIEDYKVLKNSCPSNGTIAGTAYAHCGNNWWSYDTPSTIAGKMTWAKNQGLGGAFFWEFSGDTSNGELVTAINSGLK; encoded by the coding sequence ATGCGCTTCAGACACAGAGCCATGGCAGGGTTCGCGACCCTGCTGCTCCCGCTGGCCGGTCTGGTCGGCCTCGCGAGCCCGGCCGAAGCCGCCACGTCCGCCACCGCCACCTACGCCAAGACCCAGGACTGGGGCTCCGGCTTCGAGGGCAAGTGGACGGTGAAGAACACCGGCACGACCGCCCTCAGCTCCTGGACCGTCGAGTGGGACTTCCCCTCCGGCACGTCCGTCACCTCAGCCTGGGACGCCGACGTCACCTCCTCCGGCACCCACTGGACCGCCAAGAACAAGTCCTGGAACGGCTCCCTCGCCGCCGGCGCCTCCGTCACCTTCGGCTTCAACGGCACCGGCACCGGCTCCCCCGCCAACTGCAAGCTCAACGGCGGCAGTTGTGACGGCGGCAGCGTCCCCGGCGACAACCCGCCGTCCGCTCCCGGCACGCCCAGCGCCGCCGACATCACCAACACCTCGGTGAAGCTTTCCTGGTCGGCCGCCACCGACGACAAGGGCATCAAGAACTACGACGTCCTGCGTGGCGGCACCAAGGTCGCGACGGTGACGGCCACGTCGTACACCGACAGCGGCCTGACCGCCGGCACCGACTACTCCTACACCGTCCAGGCCCGCGACACCGCCGACCAGACCGGTCCGGCGAGCGGCGCCCGCGCGGTGCGCACCACCGGCGGCGGCACCGACCCGAACCCCGGCGCGAAGACCAACCTCGGGTACTTCACCGAGTGGGGCGTCTACGGCCGCAACTACCACGTCAAGAACCTGGTGACCTCGGGCTCCGCCTCGAAGATCACCCACATCAACTACGCGTTCGGCAACGTCAAGAACGGTCAGTGCACCGTCGACGACACCTACGCCGCCTACGACAAGGCCTACACCGCCGACCAGTCCGTCAGCGGCACCGCCGACACCTGGGACCAGCCGCTGCGCGGCAACTTCAACCAGCTGCGCCAGCTGAAGGCCAAGTACCCGCACATCAAGGTGCTGTACTCGTTCGGCGGCTGGACCTACTCCGGCGGCTTCGGCCAGGCCGCGGCCAACGCGGCGGCGTTCGCCAAGTCCTGCAAGGCCGTCGTGGAGGACCCGCGCTGGGCCGACGTCTTCGACGGTATCGACATCGACTGGGAGTACCCGAACGCCTGCGGCCTGACCTGCGACACCTCAGGACCTGCCGCGATCAGGAACCTGATGTCGGCGCTGCGCACCGAGTTCGGCTCCAACTACCTCGTCACCGCGGCCATCACCGCCGACGGCTCCAACGGCGGCAAGATCGACGCGGCCGACTACGGCGGCGCCTCCCAGTACCTCGACTGGTACAACGTGATGACGTACGACTACTTCGGCGCCTTCGACGCGGACGGCCCCACCGCCCCGCACTCGCCGCTGACCTCGTACGCCGGCATCCCGCAGGCGGGCTTCAACTCCGCCGACGCGATCGCCAAGCTGAAGGCGAAGGGCGTCCCGTCCGCCAAGCTGCTGCTCGGCATCGGCTTCTACGGCCGCGGCTGGACCGGCGTCACCCAGTCCGCCCCGGGCGGATCGGCGACCGGCGCGGCTCCCGGCACCTACGAGGCGGGCATCGAGGACTACAAGGTCCTCAAGAACTCCTGCCCGTCGAACGGCACCATCGCCGGCACGGCCTACGCGCACTGCGGCAACAACTGG